DNA sequence from the Desulfomicrobium escambiense DSM 10707 genome:
CTCAAGACCGCCATGGGCGGCCTGCGCCGGGCCGGCATGCCCATGATGAAGGCCAAGATCCTGAACAGCCTGGCTCTGGTCTACGCCCAGCAGGGCAGGCACCCCCAGGCCAGACGTTGCCTGTCCTCGTCCCTGCGCATCGTCGCCGGCCACATCGGCACCGACAACTGGCTCTACGCCCGCATTGCCACCAACAGGGACAGCCTGGCCGCGTAACAACGTCTCACCATCCTCCCTCCGCACGGGGCGGCAGGCGCACAGGCCTGCCGCCCCTTCCTTTTTGTTGACCGCCCATGTATTCGAACGTATTCACAAAGAATACACGGGAGCACATATGCAGAAAACGACAACCGTACGATTCGAACAGGAAACCCTTGCCCGGCTCGATCAAATTGCCGCATCCTTAGGACGCCCCAGGTCCTGGGTTATCAACGACGCAGTTACCAAGTACCTGGAATATGAAGTCTGGTTTCTGGAAGAAGTGCAAAGAGGCCTTGACGCCGCCGAGCACGGCGATCTCGTTACCCACGACGAGGTCAAGGACAGCATTCGAGGACTAGGCATCAATGTCGATTAAGTGGACTGTTCCGGCGCAGAAAGACATTCTTGAGGCCGTGGAATACGTCCTGAAGGACGGTCCCCTCAAAGCCGAGCAGAGAAGTGGCTCAGTTCGTTTGAACACGTTTGCCCGTTTCTTAAGTGGAATCTCCGCTCTTCTTACACTGCCATTCTCACTGGCGACATTCGTTCGGCGTAAGTCTCGTCAGGCGTTTTCTTGCCCAACCGTGAATGCGGCCGCTTTTGATTGTACCAATCCATGTATTCCATGATCGACTTCCGGGCATCGCTCACCGTGTCGTAGGCGTGCAGATATGCCCGTTCGTACTTCACCGACTTCCAAAGGCGCTCAACGAAAACGTTGTCACGCCAGGCTCCTCGGCCATCCATACTCAGCTTGCAGCCCATGTCCTTGACAGCCGTTACAAACTCGATCGCCGTAAACTGACTGCCTTGATCCGTGTTCACGATTTCCGGAGCGCCATAGCGGCGAAAGGCTTCCTGAAGCACATCGACCGCATGGCAAGCCTCCAGGGTGAT
Encoded proteins:
- a CDS encoding CopG family ribbon-helix-helix protein; protein product: MQKTTTVRFEQETLARLDQIAASLGRPRSWVINDAVTKYLEYEVWFLEEVQRGLDAAEHGDLVTHDEVKDSIRGLGINVD
- a CDS encoding tetratricopeptide repeat protein, producing MTPLFPTCPGCSHPAIKAAKQCKTAMAMANDGRTGEAETLLKTAMGGLRRAGMPMMKAKILNSLALVYAQQGRHPQARRCLSSSLRIVAGHIGTDNWLYARIATNRDSLAA